The Xanthomonas rydalmerensis genomic interval CGCGGCGTGCAGGTGCGGGTGCTGATCGACCAGCTCTCGGCGATCTCCGACCTGCAGATCCTCGGCGCGCTGGCCGGCGCGCACGAGAATTTCTCGCTGCGTATCTACAACCCCACCTTCGGCCTGGCCAAGCCCAACTACTTCCACTACGCCGCCAGCGTGCTGTGCTGCTTCCGCCGCTTCAACCAGCGCATGCACAACAAGCTGCTGGTGATCGACGATGCGATCGGCGTGGTCGGCGGGCGCAACTACCAGGACGACTATTTCGACTGGGACGCCGAGTACAACTTCCGCGACCGCGACGTGCTGGTCGCCGGCCCGGTGGCGCGGTCGATGGCCGCCAACTTCGACGCCTACTGGGCGGCCCGGCGCAGCGTGCCGGTGGCGCGGCTCAACGACGTCGGCAAGCTGCTGCTGCGCGAGGGCGTGCCGGCGATGCCGCCGGCGCGGTTCCTGCGCCCGGAGCGGGTGCAGCGGGTCAGCGAGGAGGCGTCCGATCCGGCCTTCGTGGAGAACGCCTTCGTGCTGCCGGCGTTGCCGGTCAGGCATGTGGACTATGTCGCCGACCTGCCGCAGAAGCACCGCCGCGAACACGGCCCCAAGGCCATCTCCACCGCGCCCAAGCTCGACCGGCTGATCGCCGAGGCGCGCGAGGAGATCATCCTGCAGACGCCGTACCTGGTGCTGTCGGACCCGGCGCAGGAGATCTTCCGCGACCTGCGCAAGCGCACCCCGCCGCCGCGCGTGGTGGTGGCCACCAACAGCCTGGCGGCCACCGACAACCCGGTAGTGTACGCGTTGTCCTACAAGTACAAGCGCCGCAACCTGCGCGAGCTGGGCTTCGACATCTACGAGTACAAGCCGTTCCCGCTGGACGCGCCGGTGGACTACGCCAACCTGTTGCCGGAGCCGCTGCAGGGAGAGTTGCCGTCCGCGCCGGCCAGCGGCGAGAGCGGCGGCGATGCCGGCGGCGGGCGCAACAGCCTGCTGGGCGGCAGCGCCGCCGGGCGCAGTTCGCTGCTCGGCAGCGGCAGTGGCGGGCCATCCGGCGATCGCGCCGACGGCAGCCAGGTCGAGCGCCGCGTGCTG includes:
- a CDS encoding phospholipase D family protein; its protein translation is MRVLVVVALLLGSGCASLSQAQHGRAVAIAEAARDRQVDCTRSDHCALASPLRGLAGKAFAQSGDAAPRHYATILDHGEEALVARVNLIRSASRSIDLQTYIFDKDDSARLVMDELLAAARRGVQVRVLIDQLSAISDLQILGALAGAHENFSLRIYNPTFGLAKPNYFHYAASVLCCFRRFNQRMHNKLLVIDDAIGVVGGRNYQDDYFDWDAEYNFRDRDVLVAGPVARSMAANFDAYWAARRSVPVARLNDVGKLLLREGVPAMPPARFLRPERVQRVSEEASDPAFVENAFVLPALPVRHVDYVADLPQKHRREHGPKAISTAPKLDRLIAEAREEIILQTPYLVLSDPAQEIFRDLRKRTPPPRVVVATNSLAATDNPVVYALSYKYKRRNLRELGFDIYEYKPFPLDAPVDYANLLPEPLQGELPSAPASGESGGDAGGGRNSLLGGSAAGRSSLLGSGSGGPSGDRADGSQVERRVLRTETRPSYLSRRIANRPLPVTREGARMGLHAKSLVVDRRVGVIGTHNFDPRSETYNTEGAVIVDDPAFAQALAASIGRDIEPENSWVVAPRVKPPVLSGLNYSMGKVSEALPVLDFWPWRYATDYEFQPGPDCPAPLTRRDPGFHRCYSAVGDFPEVNVGPKWLLVRMLTAFGSGLVPIL